Within the Mycobacterium gordonae genome, the region GATCGACCGGAACGCCGCAAAGTCGAGGATCCGGGGATAAGCGGACCAGCCGGCGATGATCACCTTCGGACGGAACTCCAGTGCCTGGGCGCGCACCGCGTCCATGTCGACCAGATGGGTCGTGGGATCGACGCCGTAGAAGGCGTTCTCGTACAACTTGCCGGAGAAGTTCAGCCGCATCCCGTGGGTCAGGTGGCCGCCGTTGGCCAGGTCGAGACCCAGCAGCCGCTCCCCCGGCGACATCAGCGCGTGCAGCACGGCAGCGTTGGCCTGCGCGCCCGAATGCGGCTGCACATTGGCGAAATCCGCGCCGAAGAGCGCCTTGGCGCGATCACGGGCGATGTTCTCGACCACGTCGACGTGCTCGCAGCCCCCGTAGTACCGGCGGCCGGGCAGACCTTCGGCGTACTTGTTGGTCAACACGCTGCCCTGGGCCTGCAGAACCGAGCGGGGCGCGAAGTTCTCCGAGGCGATCATCTCGAGGGTGTCGCGTTGCCGCCCGAGCTCCTTGCCCAGCAACTCGGCGATATCGGGGTCGACCTCAGCGAGTGGTGCGGACATCAGGGAGGCTGTGCCGGGGGAGCGACGCGGGCGCCGGGAGTAGCAGTCACGGGCATAAGTCTATCGAGACGGTTGCCGCACAGCTGAATCGCGTTTTCGCCAGCCCCACCGTCAGTGCCGCTGCCGTTCCTGAGAGACTGGCACCATGCCGCGGCCGAGCGAGCCGAGCCCCTATGTCGAGTTCGACCGACGGCAATGGCGCGCGCTCCGCATGTCGACGCCGCTGGCCCTCACCGAAGAGGAATTGGTCGGTCTGCGCGGCCTCGGCGAACAGATCGACCTGTTGGAGGTCGAGGAGGTCTACCTGCCGCTGGCCCGGCTCATCCACCTTCAGGTGGCCGCGCGGCAGGGCCTGTTCGCCGCCACCGCCGAGTTCCTCGGCGAACCGCAGCAAAACCCCGACCGCCCGGTGCCGTTCATCATCGGGGTAGCGGGCAGCGTGGCCGTCGGCAAGTCGACCACGGCGCGCGTGCTGCAGGCGCTGCTGGCCCGCTGGGATCACCATCCCCGGGTGGACCTGGTCACCACCGACGGGTTTCTCTACCCCAACGCCGAACTTGAACGACGAAACCTGATGCACCGCAAGGGTTTCCCCGAGAGTTACAACCGCCGGGCACTGATGCGGTTCGTCACGTCGGTGAAGTCGGGATCCGACTACGCCTGCGCGCCGGTGTATTCACACCTGCGCTACGACATCATTCCCGGCGCCAAGCACGTGGTTCGGCATCCCGACATCCTGATTCTGGAGGGGCTGAACGTCCTGCAAACGGGTCCGACGCTGATGGTGTCGGATCTGTTCGACTTCTCGCTGTATGTGGACGCCCGCATCGAGGACATCGAGCAGTGGTACGTGTCGCGGTTCCTGGCGATGCGCGGCACCTCGTTCGCCAACCCGGAGTCGCACTTCCAC harbors:
- the coaA gene encoding type I pantothenate kinase; the encoded protein is MPRPSEPSPYVEFDRRQWRALRMSTPLALTEEELVGLRGLGEQIDLLEVEEVYLPLARLIHLQVAARQGLFAATAEFLGEPQQNPDRPVPFIIGVAGSVAVGKSTTARVLQALLARWDHHPRVDLVTTDGFLYPNAELERRNLMHRKGFPESYNRRALMRFVTSVKSGSDYACAPVYSHLRYDIIPGAKHVVRHPDILILEGLNVLQTGPTLMVSDLFDFSLYVDARIEDIEQWYVSRFLAMRGTSFANPESHFHHYSALSDSQAVVAAKEIWRSINRPNLVENILPTRPRATLVLRKDADHSINRLRLRKL